In Tepidanaerobacter syntrophicus, the following are encoded in one genomic region:
- a CDS encoding SIS domain-containing protein, whose protein sequence is MFGIREEVWKNINGFNTATEIYQQPELWLETLQIIQNNIEKIKGFFAGFQENKNTRVIFAGAGTSAYIGEILVPYLQRKYNYRFEAIPTTHIVTNPENYLEKDTTTIIISFGRSGNSPESMATFNLAEQLINDVHHIFITCNPDGEMAKTAKDKKNILLLLMPEKSNDKGFAMTSSLTCMILAALLIFDIQNLENYSKQLAEIANIGKNILDNNHQKLSEILNSTPKRVIYLGSGSFYGLSKESALKLLELTRGKIIGYSESVLGFRHGPKSIVNDETLVFIFLSQDAYSRKYDIDLLKEIYNDPGDHTVIAISANFENDLKEICNDLLYLPEKAAEIDNPILISMLYILYAQVFALLASVKSGIEPDNPNPGGIVNRVVKGVNIYPYGKIN, encoded by the coding sequence ATGTTCGGAATAAGAGAAGAAGTATGGAAAAATATCAATGGATTTAATACAGCTACTGAAATATATCAGCAGCCTGAACTATGGCTTGAAACTCTGCAAATCATTCAAAACAACATAGAAAAGATCAAAGGATTTTTTGCTGGATTTCAGGAAAACAAAAACACAAGAGTTATATTTGCAGGTGCAGGCACATCCGCTTATATAGGAGAGATTTTAGTTCCATATTTGCAGCGAAAATATAATTACAGGTTTGAAGCTATTCCGACTACGCATATTGTGACTAATCCGGAAAATTATCTAGAAAAAGATACAACCACGATAATAATTTCTTTCGGTAGGTCCGGAAACAGTCCCGAGAGTATGGCGACCTTTAACTTAGCAGAACAATTAATAAACGATGTGCATCATATATTTATAACTTGCAACCCTGATGGCGAAATGGCCAAAACAGCAAAGGATAAGAAAAATATCCTATTGCTTCTAATGCCTGAAAAGTCAAATGATAAAGGTTTTGCGATGACCAGCAGCTTGACATGCATGATACTGGCGGCTTTACTGATATTTGATATACAAAATTTAGAAAACTATTCTAAACAATTAGCAGAAATTGCAAATATCGGAAAAAATATTTTAGATAATAATCACCAGAAATTAAGCGAGATCTTAAATTCTACCCCAAAAAGAGTAATATATCTTGGGTCAGGAAGTTTCTATGGACTTTCAAAAGAAAGCGCATTAAAACTTTTGGAATTAACACGAGGTAAAATCATAGGCTACAGTGAAAGCGTCTTAGGATTCAGACACGGCCCAAAATCTATAGTAAATGATGAAACTTTAGTTTTTATATTTTTATCCCAAGATGCATATTCAAGAAAATATGACATAGATCTTTTAAAAGAAATCTACAATGACCCTGGTGATCATACCGTAATAGCTATATCAGCAAATTTTGAAAATGACTTAAAGGAAATATGTAATGACTTACTTTATCTACCGGAAAAAGCAGCTGAAATAGATAATCCCATATTAATTTCAATGCTTTACATCCTTTATGCCCAGGTGTTTGCGCTTCTAGCCTCTGTAAAATCGGGAATAGAACCGGATAACCCTAATCCCGGCGGCATAGTAAACAGAGTAGTAAAGGGAGTAAATATATATCCTTATGGCAAGATAAATTGA
- a CDS encoding helix-hairpin-helix domain-containing protein yields the protein MPDFDKREKILLGILLIMAIFTVCITYYAFFKPSSEIVLDLQEEQDKAPLEDDETFVEEKEKIIVHVAGAVKSPGVYTLEEGDRVKDALDVAGGVIPEADLESLNLAMKVHDEDKLYVPKTGEITDTSDSSTGQSIAGISSKDDGKININTASEAELTQLPGIGPVTAQKIIDYRENNGKFSSVEDIKNVSGIGDKKFEQIKDKIKTR from the coding sequence GTGCCTGATTTTGATAAAAGAGAAAAGATACTTCTAGGAATTTTGCTAATAATGGCGATTTTTACGGTATGTATCACATATTATGCATTTTTTAAACCATCAAGCGAAATAGTACTCGATCTTCAAGAGGAGCAAGATAAAGCTCCCCTTGAAGACGATGAAACCTTTGTAGAAGAGAAAGAAAAAATAATTGTTCATGTAGCGGGCGCGGTCAAAAGCCCCGGTGTTTATACCCTTGAAGAAGGAGATAGGGTAAAAGATGCCCTAGATGTTGCAGGCGGAGTTATACCTGAGGCAGACCTTGAATCCTTAAACCTTGCCATGAAGGTTCACGATGAAGATAAATTATATGTTCCCAAAACAGGAGAAATTACAGATACATCAGATTCTTCAACAGGTCAATCAATTGCAGGAATAAGCTCGAAAGATGACGGAAAAATCAATATCAATACCGCAAGCGAAGCAGAGCTTACCCAATTACCCGGCATAGGTCCTGTAACTGCTCAAAAAATTATAGACTACAGAGAAAACAACGGTAAATTTAGCAGTGTAGAAGATATAAAAAATGTTTCAGGCATAGGCGATAAAAAATTTGAGCAGATAAAAGACAAAATAAAAACACGGTAA
- a CDS encoding GntR family transcriptional regulator: MKKIEKESRIPLYYQLMDIIIEMIEAGNLKADDKLPSERELCEKYDISRSTVRQAIQELEREGYIYRIHGKGTFVSPEKFKQDLLKFYSFTEEMKKLGKVPTSKVLDFKIAKCNEKLAQKMRLNVHDEIYVFTRLRLADGEPMMLETSHVPCGRFPGLTKEKLERRPMYDIFSEEYNTTFTFAEEIFQPVITRENEAKLLNYYEGLPSMMIERFTYEKDTVIEYTKSVARGDRFKYRVALKR, encoded by the coding sequence ATGAAGAAGATTGAAAAGGAAAGTAGAATACCATTATATTACCAATTAATGGACATTATTATAGAAATGATTGAGGCGGGAAATCTAAAGGCAGATGATAAATTGCCTTCGGAAAGAGAGTTATGTGAAAAGTACGATATCAGCAGATCTACTGTCAGACAAGCTATTCAGGAACTTGAGCGAGAAGGATATATCTATAGAATACATGGAAAAGGCACTTTTGTCTCACCTGAAAAATTCAAACAAGATCTTTTAAAGTTTTACAGTTTCACTGAAGAAATGAAGAAGCTTGGGAAAGTGCCAACATCTAAAGTTCTAGATTTTAAAATAGCAAAATGCAACGAAAAGCTGGCACAGAAGATGAGACTGAATGTACATGATGAAATATACGTATTTACCCGCTTAAGGCTTGCGGACGGCGAACCGATGATGTTAGAGACAAGCCATGTGCCATGCGGCAGATTTCCTGGTTTAACAAAGGAAAAACTAGAGAGACGTCCGATGTATGACATTTTTTCAGAAGAATACAACACAACTTTTACATTTGCCGAAGAAATTTTTCAACCTGTTATAACCAGAGAAAATGAAGCAAAATTGTTGAACTATTACGAAGGACTGCCCAGCATGATGATTGAACGATTTACTTACGAAAAAGACACTGTAATAGAATATACTAAAAGTGTGGCAAGGGGTGATAGATTTAAATATAGAGTTGCTTTAAAAAGATAA
- the agaV gene encoding PTS N-acetylgalactosamine transporter subunit IIB, which produces MNIVLTRIDNRLIHGQVAVTWCHHTNANLIVVVNDKVAKDEIRKNIMNMAVPPGVGVRYFTVDEAVLKLPKASPKQFIMLVVETPQDVLRLVEAGIPIKTVNVGNMHYSEGKVQISSTVSVSQDDIDTFKKLTSKGVKCIIQRVPTEKGVDIEELINNL; this is translated from the coding sequence ATGAATATTGTTCTTACAAGAATTGACAATAGATTGATTCATGGTCAAGTAGCTGTTACCTGGTGTCATCATACAAATGCAAATTTGATAGTGGTAGTGAATGATAAAGTTGCTAAAGATGAAATTAGGAAAAACATTATGAACATGGCGGTGCCGCCAGGTGTTGGGGTAAGATACTTTACAGTAGATGAAGCAGTTCTTAAATTGCCAAAAGCTTCTCCAAAACAATTTATTATGCTAGTTGTCGAAACTCCCCAAGACGTATTGAGATTGGTTGAAGCTGGAATACCGATCAAAACTGTAAATGTTGGTAACATGCATTATTCGGAAGGGAAGGTTCAAATAAGTTCTACTGTATCAGTAAGCCAAGATGATATAGATACATTTAAAAAGTTAACATCAAAGGGGGTGAAGTGTATAATACAACGTGTCCCAACAGAGAAGGGAGTTGATATAGAAGAACTAATTAACAATTTATAA
- a CDS encoding SufB/SufD family protein, which yields MKLNAIENELLKNIADLHNIPSGAVNIRKNGEGIIRHSSANIEVRPKTDKPGIDVIIAPGTKNEAVHIPVLITLSGLVDVVYNTIIVGEGADVTVIAGCGIHNPGSKKSQHDGIHEIIIKKGAKMRYIEKHYGEGSGERILNPQTIVTMEENSIAEMELVQIKGVSSTIRDTKAQLAEGASLIITERLLTHQDQQAVSNMTIELNGKNSNTKVVSRSVARDNSSQIFHPIVIARADSKGHVECDSIIMDHGKISSTPAITAEHPDAQLTHEAAIGKIAEEQLLKLMTLGLSEEEAEDIILRGFLE from the coding sequence ATGAAGTTGAATGCTATTGAAAATGAACTTTTAAAAAATATTGCAGATTTGCATAACATACCATCAGGAGCTGTGAACATAAGAAAGAATGGAGAAGGGATAATACGCCATTCGTCTGCAAATATTGAAGTAAGGCCAAAAACAGATAAACCCGGAATTGATGTTATAATAGCACCCGGCACCAAAAATGAAGCTGTACACATCCCGGTTCTTATAACTTTGTCCGGCCTAGTGGATGTAGTATATAATACTATTATCGTAGGTGAAGGAGCAGATGTAACAGTAATAGCCGGTTGTGGAATTCATAATCCCGGATCTAAGAAATCCCAGCATGACGGCATCCACGAAATCATCATTAAAAAAGGCGCTAAAATGCGGTATATAGAAAAACACTATGGAGAAGGATCGGGAGAGAGAATCCTAAATCCCCAAACCATAGTTACAATGGAGGAAAATTCTATAGCTGAAATGGAACTCGTCCAGATTAAAGGTGTTAGCAGTACTATAAGAGATACAAAGGCGCAGCTTGCCGAAGGAGCAAGCCTGATAATTACAGAGAGATTGCTTACTCACCAGGATCAACAAGCAGTATCCAATATGACAATAGAACTAAATGGCAAGAACTCCAATACTAAAGTGGTATCGCGTTCTGTTGCAAGAGACAACTCAAGCCAGATTTTTCACCCAATAGTTATTGCAAGGGCTGACAGCAAAGGCCATGTAGAGTGTGATTCAATAATAATGGATCATGGTAAAATAAGCTCAACCCCTGCAATTACAGCGGAACATCCTGATGCTCAATTGACCCATGAAGCTGCTATAGGCAAAATTGCCGAAGAGCAACTTTTGAAATTAATGACCCTGGGCCTTTCCGAGGAAGAGGCTGAAGATATAATACTGAGGGGGTTCTTAGAATGA
- a CDS encoding cobyric acid synthase: protein MTAKCIMIQGTGSSVGKSRLVTGFCRVFAQDGFKVAPFKAQNMALNSYITKDGLEMGRAQAVQAEACKIEPQAIMNPVLLKPRSDKNSQVVVKGKPIGSLSAMDYQDYKSKLKKIVKESYDELANSHDIVVIEGAGSPAEINLREDDIANMGVAELVDAPVVIAGDIDKGGVFASLAGTMLLLTDEERARVKGVIINKFRGDLRLLEPGLKMLEDIIKRPMLGVVPYADIYIDEEDSPQAEKERLLQKYIKTDSDASRHPIIVKILTLPRITNFNDFAPLAEYPGINLSYVSQGPIGDADMVLIPASENPKESIEFIRKREWDEEISELARKGAVIFAQGSSLPLLGRKFELPFDFETNESIEGLNLIDADIAMNPQQNIRVSGHISDNLTSPADVLNGEKINGYMIYSGNIRGEAVKKSFIKLDEAYSTVDGLDGFISSTGRVIGTFVHGLFDNPEFTKKFVSFLQICKYGRTFDFGDFESLNFKEFREKEFDRWADVLRNSVDIKKIYEIMGM from the coding sequence ATGACAGCAAAATGCATAATGATTCAAGGAACCGGTTCCTCTGTTGGCAAAAGCCGACTAGTTACAGGATTCTGCAGGGTTTTTGCGCAAGATGGTTTTAAAGTTGCGCCTTTTAAAGCTCAGAATATGGCACTGAATTCTTATATAACTAAAGATGGATTAGAGATGGGAAGGGCCCAAGCTGTCCAGGCCGAAGCCTGCAAAATTGAACCTCAGGCTATTATGAATCCTGTGCTGTTAAAACCCCGTTCAGATAAAAACAGTCAAGTTGTAGTTAAAGGCAAACCAATAGGCAGCCTATCAGCAATGGACTACCAAGACTATAAATCAAAGCTTAAAAAAATAGTTAAAGAAAGCTATGATGAATTGGCAAACTCCCATGACATAGTTGTAATAGAAGGCGCAGGCAGCCCTGCGGAAATTAATCTTCGGGAAGATGATATTGCAAATATGGGTGTAGCCGAATTGGTGGATGCTCCGGTGGTTATTGCAGGAGACATTGACAAAGGCGGAGTATTTGCATCTCTTGCAGGAACTATGCTTTTGCTTACCGATGAAGAAAGAGCAAGGGTAAAAGGCGTTATTATCAACAAGTTTAGGGGAGATTTGAGACTTTTGGAGCCTGGCCTAAAAATGCTAGAAGATATAATAAAAAGGCCAATGCTCGGCGTCGTCCCATATGCCGATATTTATATAGATGAAGAGGATTCACCACAGGCTGAAAAGGAACGGCTCTTACAAAAGTATATTAAGACTGACAGTGACGCCTCAAGACACCCCATAATCGTAAAAATTTTAACATTGCCTCGTATCACGAATTTCAATGATTTTGCACCACTTGCTGAATATCCGGGAATCAACCTTTCATATGTGTCTCAAGGGCCTATAGGGGATGCTGACATGGTGCTGATTCCGGCCTCTGAAAATCCCAAAGAAAGTATAGAATTTATCCGAAAAAGAGAATGGGATGAGGAAATATCAGAACTTGCCCGAAAAGGAGCTGTGATTTTTGCCCAAGGAAGCAGTTTGCCGCTTTTAGGAAGAAAATTTGAACTGCCTTTTGACTTTGAAACAAATGAAAGTATAGAAGGGCTAAACCTTATTGATGCCGATATTGCAATGAACCCTCAGCAAAATATCAGAGTCTCGGGACATATATCAGACAATCTTACAAGTCCTGCAGATGTTTTAAATGGCGAAAAAATTAATGGCTATATGATTTATTCAGGAAATATAAGGGGAGAAGCTGTCAAAAAAAGCTTTATAAAGCTTGATGAAGCTTATAGTACGGTTGATGGATTAGACGGTTTTATATCTTCTACAGGCAGAGTCATAGGTACTTTTGTTCATGGCCTGTTTGATAATCCGGAGTTTACGAAAAAATTTGTGAGCTTTTTGCAAATATGTAAGTATGGAAGAACCTTTGATTTTGGAGACTTTGAATCATTAAATTTTAAAGAGTTCAGAGAAAAAGAGTTTGACCGTTGGGCTGATGTCTTAAGAAATAGTGTAGATATAAAAAAGATATATGAAATTATGGGTATGTAA
- a CDS encoding ABC transporter ATP-binding protein has protein sequence MLRLESVYLRLKNGSEEVPILENINLDLEDNKFYALTGPNGGGKTSLAKVIMGIYKNDEGRIYLDGKDITDFSITERAKAGISYAFQNPPRFKGLKIKDLLKISADENSLRAILRSVGLCPQDYLDRECDSGLSGGEMKRIELASVLARPSRLVIYDEPEAGVDLWSFENLLQLIRNYHKRGNVTSVVITHHERVLSLADEIILLVDGKIADRGSRDKILPLIQEDARCCWKANCGGNNDEVECY, from the coding sequence ATGTTGAGACTTGAATCAGTTTACCTTCGCCTGAAAAATGGCAGTGAGGAAGTTCCGATATTAGAAAATATAAACTTAGATTTAGAAGATAATAAATTTTATGCTCTAACAGGACCAAACGGCGGCGGAAAGACGTCGCTTGCCAAGGTTATTATGGGCATTTATAAAAATGATGAGGGGAGAATATACCTAGATGGCAAGGACATAACAGATTTTAGTATAACTGAACGGGCAAAAGCCGGAATAAGCTATGCGTTTCAAAATCCACCTAGGTTTAAGGGATTAAAAATTAAAGACCTTTTAAAGATTTCTGCTGATGAAAATTCATTAAGAGCAATTTTAAGGTCTGTTGGATTATGTCCACAAGACTATCTTGACAGAGAATGCGATTCCGGTCTTTCCGGCGGAGAAATGAAGCGAATTGAGCTTGCCAGCGTACTTGCAAGACCATCTAGACTTGTAATTTACGATGAACCGGAAGCAGGGGTTGACCTTTGGAGCTTTGAGAATCTGCTTCAGCTAATTAGAAATTATCACAAAAGGGGAAATGTGACAAGCGTTGTTATAACTCATCACGAAAGAGTCTTATCACTGGCCGACGAAATAATCCTGCTAGTTGATGGCAAAATAGCTGATAGAGGATCTAGAGACAAAATACTGCCTTTAATCCAGGAAGATGCAAGATGCTGCTGGAAGGCAAATTGCGGAGGTAATAATGATGAAGTTGAATGCTATTGA
- the leuS gene encoding leucine--tRNA ligase, with protein sequence MKYDFKSIENKWQQEWEKNKLYKAVKDESKPEYYCLEMFPYPSGNLHMGHVRNYCIGDVVARFKKMNGFNVLHPMGWDAFGLPAENAAIKHGIHPAEWTWNNIANMRSQLKQLGLSYDWDREIATCHPKYYKWTQWFFLLLYKRGLAYRKKASVNWCPSCGTVLANEQVVDGACERCKTEVEKKELEQWFFKITDYADELLDDLEKLPGWPEKVKTMQKNWIGRSEGVEFSFVAEKNGEKIPVFTTRPDTVYGVSYIVLAPEHPLVESLSKGTEYEAQVREFRKKMEKYNEIARTSAETEKEGMFIGAYAINPMNGEKIPIWTANYVLLSYGTGAVMGVPAHDQRDFEFARKYNLPIKVVISPKDATLVPKEMSEAFVDEGILVNSNGFNGMISSEAIKAIGKYMEEKGIGKFKVNYKLRDWLISRQRYWGAPIPMVYCDKCGIVPVPEEDLPVLLPENVKFNFKGTSPLKESEEFINTTCPKCHGPAKRETDTMDTFVCSSWYFLRYTDARNEAMPFERSKVDYWMPVDQYIGGVEHAILHLMYSRFFLKVIRDAGLVSASEPFSNLLTQGMVLKDGAKMSKSLGNIVSPEEIVKKYGADTARLFILFAAPPERDLEWSDQGVEGCSRFLQRVFRLVDELSRKLSSAKTEGECDAYIRRITHKTIKKVTEDIGERFNFNTAISAIMEMVNELSDYKDRDISKKVLSESLDTLLLLLAPFAPHLAEELWHKLGHTRSVYLEKWPSYDAAAILEDEIEIVVQVNGKVRDKIVIPVNTPEEEVKEAALKQERIAPYIKDKKIVKVISVPGKLVNIVVK encoded by the coding sequence ATAAACTCTACAAAGCTGTGAAAGACGAAAGCAAACCTGAATATTACTGTCTTGAAATGTTTCCTTATCCTTCGGGCAATTTACATATGGGCCATGTGCGCAATTATTGCATCGGAGACGTGGTTGCAAGATTTAAAAAGATGAACGGTTTTAATGTGTTGCATCCGATGGGCTGGGATGCCTTTGGCCTTCCTGCCGAAAACGCTGCTATAAAACATGGAATTCATCCGGCAGAGTGGACGTGGAACAATATTGCAAATATGAGAAGTCAATTAAAGCAATTGGGATTGAGCTATGATTGGGATAGAGAGATTGCTACATGCCATCCGAAATACTATAAATGGACGCAATGGTTCTTTTTGCTTCTCTATAAAAGAGGCCTTGCCTACCGCAAAAAAGCTTCTGTAAACTGGTGCCCTTCATGCGGCACAGTTCTTGCAAACGAGCAGGTAGTAGACGGGGCATGTGAACGCTGCAAAACCGAAGTTGAAAAGAAAGAGCTTGAACAGTGGTTTTTCAAGATAACCGACTATGCAGATGAACTTTTAGATGATTTAGAGAAACTTCCCGGTTGGCCGGAAAAGGTAAAGACTATGCAAAAAAACTGGATTGGCCGCAGCGAAGGTGTTGAATTTTCATTTGTCGCAGAAAAAAATGGTGAAAAAATTCCTGTATTTACGACACGCCCTGATACAGTATATGGAGTATCATATATAGTTCTTGCACCTGAACATCCGCTAGTAGAATCTCTTTCTAAAGGAACAGAATATGAAGCTCAAGTTAGAGAATTTCGAAAAAAAATGGAGAAATACAACGAAATAGCAAGAACTTCCGCCGAAACCGAAAAAGAAGGAATGTTTATAGGCGCATATGCCATAAATCCCATGAACGGCGAAAAGATTCCGATTTGGACGGCAAACTATGTGCTGCTGAGTTATGGCACAGGAGCGGTTATGGGAGTTCCAGCCCATGACCAGCGGGATTTCGAGTTTGCAAGAAAATATAATCTGCCGATAAAAGTGGTTATTTCTCCGAAAGATGCAACTCTAGTTCCTAAAGAAATGTCAGAGGCTTTTGTGGATGAGGGGATTTTGGTAAACTCTAATGGATTTAATGGCATGATAAGCAGTGAAGCTATTAAAGCCATTGGAAAATACATGGAAGAAAAAGGTATAGGTAAATTTAAAGTAAACTATAAGTTGAGAGATTGGCTTATTTCAAGACAAAGATATTGGGGTGCGCCTATCCCCATGGTTTATTGTGACAAATGCGGCATTGTACCTGTGCCTGAAGAAGACCTGCCCGTTTTGCTGCCGGAAAATGTAAAGTTTAATTTTAAAGGCACGTCTCCTTTAAAAGAATCAGAGGAATTCATAAATACCACATGCCCAAAATGTCATGGACCTGCAAAACGCGAAACGGATACAATGGATACTTTTGTATGCTCTTCTTGGTATTTTCTTCGATATACTGATGCAAGAAATGAAGCAATGCCCTTTGAGCGAAGTAAGGTCGACTATTGGATGCCGGTCGATCAATACATTGGCGGTGTGGAGCATGCCATCCTACATCTTATGTATTCCAGATTTTTCCTAAAAGTCATAAGGGATGCAGGCCTTGTATCTGCATCTGAGCCATTTTCAAATTTACTTACACAAGGAATGGTACTAAAAGACGGTGCTAAGATGTCAAAATCCCTTGGCAATATCGTAAGCCCTGAGGAAATAGTTAAAAAGTACGGAGCTGACACAGCAAGACTGTTTATACTTTTTGCAGCACCTCCCGAAAGAGACTTAGAGTGGAGCGATCAAGGTGTTGAAGGATGTTCAAGATTTCTTCAAAGGGTCTTTAGATTAGTAGATGAATTATCTAGAAAATTGAGCAGTGCTAAGACCGAAGGAGAATGCGACGCATATATCCGTCGCATCACCCATAAGACTATAAAAAAAGTTACAGAAGATATTGGTGAAAGATTTAATTTTAATACCGCAATAAGTGCAATCATGGAAATGGTAAATGAGCTCAGTGATTACAAGGACAGAGACATTTCTAAAAAAGTTTTAAGCGAATCACTGGATACCTTGCTTTTGCTTCTTGCCCCATTTGCCCCCCATCTTGCAGAAGAGTTATGGCATAAGTTGGGCCATACGCGAAGCGTATATCTTGAAAAGTGGCCATCTTATGATGCTGCAGCGATTTTAGAGGATGAAATTGAAATAGTTGTTCAAGTAAATGGAAAAGTAAGAGATAAAATTGTAATTCCTGTCAATACGCCGGAAGAAGAGGTCAAAGAAGCTGCACTAAAGCAAGAGCGAATTGCCCCATACATTAAAGATAAAAAAATTGTAAAGGTTATCTCGGTGCCCGGCAAACTAGTAAACATAGTAGTTAAATAG